In Nocardioides sp. WS12, the DNA window CTCTCTCACCGCGTTCACGGTGAAGAAGTCCTCGACCTACGCGATCCAGCGATCGGGCGGTGGCTGTCTGGCGGCTCGTTCCCAGGGGCGGGTCGTCTTCGAGACGTGTCGGGCAGTGTCGGCCCAGCGATTCCGGATCGTCGAGCACCCGGTCACCGGCTCGGCGATCGTCAGCAAGCGTTACGGCACCTGCGTGCTGCCGACGAGCGGGAGCATCCTCTCCGGCGCCGTGTTGACCCATCGCCAGTGCGGGCAGACGCTCGCGATGAGCTGGTCGTTCCGGCCTCCTTCGGTGTCCTCCTGGTCGACGCTTGCCCCGAGCGTGGGCCAACGCAGCCTGATCCAGTTGGTGTCGGGACGGCCGGCGGGTGTCCCGGACGGCACGGTCGGAAGTTCGGGCCTGCTGGTGCGTGAGCCCGGCGGGGCTGCCACCCGCGTGCGGCTGGCCCGCAACCCCAACGGGACCTATCAGCTGCGCAATCTCCTCACCGATCGCTGCTTCGACGCCTACGGCACGGGCGTGGGCGGCCAGGTCGGCACCTGGGGGTGCGGGGTGCAGGACAACCAGCAGTGGCGGGTGCTGGCGAACCCCGCAGGCGGGGTCTCGCTGCGCCTGGTCCGCGGGGGACTGTGCCTCGGCGTTGCCAGACGTGAGGTCGGCACCGGACTGACGATGCAGGTGTGCAGCCTCGGTCCCGGAGTGCGCTGGCGGATCGCCACCTGAGTTCGGCAGTCGCGCGACGGTCGACTAAAGTGCTGCCAACCCCCCGTGCGGTGGCATCTCACCCAACTCCCCCAGGGCCGGAAGGCAGCAAGGGTAAGTGAGCTCTGTCAGGTGCACGGGGGGCCTTACGTTTGATAGGGGCGATATGGCTACCGGCTCGATGATCCACACCTTCACCGTGCAATGGGCCGACATGGATCGCGGCGTCTACGAGGACTTCACCCTGCGCGTGGCGCGGCACCCGTCCGAGACCGACGCGTACATGCTCACGCGGCTGCTGGCCTACTGCATGGAGTACGAGGAAGGCATCGCGTTCAGCGAGGGCATCTCCTCGACCCAGGAGCCGCCCGTCTTCGTCCGCGATCTCACCGGCCAGATCACCGCGTGGATCGAGGTCGGCGCGCCGGATGCCGAGCGCCTGCACCACGGCAGCAAGCTGGCGGATCGGGTCGCGGTCTACACGCACCGAGACCCGGCCAGGCTGATGACCACGTGGTCCGGGAAGCGCATCCATCGCGCCCAGGACGTCGTCGTACGCAGCTTCGACCCGGGCTTCATCGACGCAGCGGTCGCTGCGATCGAACGCCGCAACGTGGTCACGCTGTCCCTCACGGAGAGCGAGCTGTACCTCGATCTGAACCAGACGACGCTGCAGTCGACGGTCCACGAGCACCGGATCGAGTGACCACTCCCTGGTCCCTCGGGCCCGGCCCTCTGGTGCTGCCCTCTGGTGCTGTCGGTGTGGCTGGTTAGTGTTCACTCGTGGACTCCCCGCTCGCGCTCTACCGCCGCTACCGGCCCGAGACCTTCGCCGAGGTGATCGGGCAGGAACACGTGACCGAGCCGTTGCGCGCGGCCCTTGCGGCCAACCGGGTCAACCACGCCTATCTGTTCTCCGGTCCGCGGGGTTGTGGCAAGACCACGAGCGCCCGGATCCTGGCGCGGGCGCTGAACTGCGAGCTGGCGCCGATCGCCGATCCGTGCGGCGAGTGCGACAGCTGTCGTGACCTGGCCCGGGGCGGCCCCGGGTCGATCGACGTGATCGAGATCGACGCGGCGTCCCACGGTGGTGTCGACGACGCCCGGGACCTGCGCGAGAAGGCGTTCTTCGCGCCCGTGCGCAGCCGCTACAAGGTCTACATCATCGACGAGGCCCACATGGTGACCACGCAGGGCTTCAACGCCCTGCTCAAGCTGGTCGAGGAGCCCCCGCCCCACCTGCGCTTCATCTTCGCCACGACCGAGCCGGAGAAGGTCATCCCGACCATCCGCTCGCGGACCCACCACTACCCGTTCCGGCTGATCCCGCCGCGATTGCTGTCGTCGTACCTCACCGAGTTGTGCGAGGCCGAGGGCGTGACGATCCAGCCGGCGGCCCTGCCGCTGGTGGTCCGCGCCGGTGCCGGGTCGGCGCGCGACACCCTCTCGGTGCTCGACCAGTTGCTGGGTGGCGCGGGCGACGCCGGCGTCACCTACGAGCTCGCCAGTGGGCTGCTCGGCTACACGCCCGACACGTTGCTCGATGACGTCGTGTCGTCGTTCGCGGCCGGCGACGGCGCCGCCGTCTTCGGCGTGGTCGACAAGGTCATCGAGACGGGCCAGGACCCGCGTCGCTTCACCGAGGACCTGCTGCGCCGCCTGCGCGACCTCGTGATCATCTCGGCGGTGCCCGACGCGGCGGCCTCCGGTCTGATCGACGTCTCCGGCGACCAGGGTGACCGCCTGGTGGCCCAGGCCACCTCGTTCGGGCGGGGCGAGCTGACCCGGGCTGCTGACCTGGTCGCGACCGGCCTCACCGACATGCGCGGCGCCACCGCGCCCCGGCTGCTGCTCGAGCTGATCTGTGCCCGGATCCTGCTGCCCGCGGCCGACCACAGCACCGAGGGCGTCCTGGCCCGCCTGGACCGCCTCGAGCGCCGCGCCTCCATCAGCGGTACGACGTCCGCCGAGTCTGCTCCGGCCGCAGCCCCTGCGGCCGCGCCGGCGCAGGACCGCCCCGCGCCGTCGCGCGCCGAGCGGGCTGCTCCGGAGCGTTCGGAGGAGCCGGCCGCGCCCCAGCGCCCGGCGATGGCTGCCCCTGCACCCGCCGAGCCGGCCCCAGCGCCGGTGGTCGAGCCTGTCGAGACCCCCGAGCCCACGCCGGTCGCGGTCGTCGTACCCGAGCCCGAGCCGGTGCGCGAGCCCGTCGCCCCCGAGCCCGTCGCGTACGTCCCGGAGCCGCCGGCTCCGGCGACGCCCGCCGCCCCGGCCGCCGAGGGCGCCATCCTCACCCTCGTCGACATCCGCCGGCTCTGGCCCTCGGTGATCGACCGGGTCAAGAGCGTCAAGCGGGTCACCTGGATCCACCTGACGCAGAACTCGCAGGTCGTCGGCTTCAACAACGCCGTGCTCAGCCTCGGCTTCCAGTCCGACGGCCCGCGCAAGTCCTTCGAGTCCGGCGGCCACGCCGAGATCGTGCAGCAGGCGGTGATCGACGAGATCGGCGCGAACGTGCGGATCGAAGCGATCATCGACCCGGCGGCCGACCCGAGCGCGAACACCCCGGCCGCGCCGTCGGCGCCGGCGGCACCCGCCCCGGCCCCTGCGGCCGCCCCGGCGGCGCCCGCCGCCCCCCAGGCCGCCCCGCCCGCGCAGAACCAGCCTGCCGACGACGCTCCGCCCTGGGCTGTCGAGGGCGATGCGGCGCCCGCCGAGGAGCCGGTCTCCCGGCGTCCCCGGATGGCCGACATCCAGGCCGAGGTCGAAGCGCCGAAGCAGGATCCCGACGCCGCGGTCGCGTTCGACGACGCCGAGGTCGACGAGGAGTCCAGTGCCGAACTGCTGGCCCGCGAGCTCGGCGCCCGTGTCATCGAAGAGATCCCGCGCGCCTGATCGGCGCGACACCGCCCACCCCTGGACCCTCCGGTCCCGTCAGAGATGAGATGACCATGAGCCAGAACCCGTTCGACGCACTCACCGGTGGCGGCGACCTCGCCGGTGCCCTGGGCGGCCTGGACCTCGGCGCCCTGCTCCAGCAGGCCCAGCAGATGCAGGAAGACCTCCAGTCCGCGCAGGAGCGTCTGGCCGACACGAGCGTTGAGGGTTCGGTCGCCGGCGGCGTCGTCACGGTCACCGTGTCCGGCGTCGGTGAGCTGACCGCCGTGAACATCACCCCCGAAGCGCTCGACGGCACCGACGCCGCGGCCCTGGCCGATCTCGGCGACCTGATCGTCGCCGCGTTCCGCGATGCCCGGACCAAGGTCGACGAGCTGGCCAGCGACACCCTCGGCCCGCTGGCCGGCGGACTCCCCGGCGCGGGCGAGCCCGGCACGCCGGGCCAGCTCGGATTCTGAGCGGACCCGGACCTTGTACGAAGGCGTTGTTCAGGACCTCATCGACGAGCTCGGGCGGTTGCCCGGGGTCGGTCCGAAGAGCGCCCAGCGGATCGCGTTCCACCTGTTGCAGGCCGATCCCGCCGACGTACGCCGCCTCGCGGACGTGCTCATCGAGGTCAAGGCGAAGGTCAAATTCTGCAGCGTCTGCTTCAACGTCGCCGAGGACGACCAGTGCCGGATCTGTCGGGACGCTCGTCGCGATCCCTCGATCCTGTGCGTGGTCGAGGAGTACAAGGACGTCGTGGCGATCGAGCGGACCCGGGAGTTCCGGGGCCGCTATCACGTCCTGGGAGGCGCGATCTCGCCGATCGACGGCATCGGTCCGGAGCAGTTGCACATCCGCGAACTGCTCACGCGCCTCGCGGACCAGACGGTCACCGAGGTGATCCTCGCAACTGATCCGAACCTCGAGGGTGAGGCGACTGCGACCTACCTCACCAGAATGCTCGGGCCGTTGGGGTTGCGCGTGACACGTTTGGCGAGTGGACTTCCGGTGGGAGGAGACTTGGAGTACGCCGATGAGGTCACCCTGGGTCGGGCATTCGTGGGAAGGCAGACAGCAACATGAGTAACAACACCAACGCCACTGGGGCGGCGAGCGAGAAGCTCCCCGGACTGGCTGCGCTCGAGGCGCTGATTGCCGTCGAGACGGAGACCGTGCGGCTGGCCGACGACATCGCGGCCTCGGTCCGGTCGTTCCTCGACGGGCTGCGGGTGGTCGCAGCCGAGGCCACGGGGGGACAGGCGGTGTCCCTGCTGCTGCTCCAGATCAGCCAGATTGCCCTCACCGGCGCCCGACTGGGGGTGCACCGGGACTTCGCCCCGCGCGACGAGTTCCAGCCCGATGACGGCCCCGACCCCGATCTCGACGAGCTCCGGCTCCAGTTGGCGGGCCTGCTCGGCGACCTCGACACCTACAGCTACGTGTTCGACCCCTACCAGCCCGAGATGGTCGAGGGCCTGCTCTCCGACGACCTGACGAGCATCGCGGCGGACCTCGAGGTGGGCGTGCGCCACTACGACGTCGGCGACGTCGAGGAGGCCCTCTGGTGGTGGCAGTTCTCGTACGTCTCGGCGTGGGGAGCCCTCGCTGGCGCGTCCATGAAGGCGCTGCTGTCCGTGGTCGCCCACGACCGGCTCGACGTCGACCTCGACCGCACCCAGGAGCTCGAACTGGTCCAGGTCGCCGCCGCAGTGCTGGGCGACTGACCCTCGCCGCAGCACCGCCGTACGACGACCGGGCTGGACACGGGGGAAATCCCCTCGCGTACGTCGGTAGAATCGGGCTCGGCCCCGCGTGCCGTCTCGCGGCCGGGGCCAGGTCCCCTTCCCCGTACAGCCAGGAGTGAGCCCCCGTGGGCATTGTCGTGCAGAAGTACGGCGGCTCGTCGGTCGCCGATGCCGCCGGCATCAAGCGCGTCGCGCAGCGCATCGTCAGCACCAAGAAGGC includes these proteins:
- the recR gene encoding recombination mediator RecR is translated as MYEGVVQDLIDELGRLPGVGPKSAQRIAFHLLQADPADVRRLADVLIEVKAKVKFCSVCFNVAEDDQCRICRDARRDPSILCVVEEYKDVVAIERTREFRGRYHVLGGAISPIDGIGPEQLHIRELLTRLADQTVTEVILATDPNLEGEATATYLTRMLGPLGLRVTRLASGLPVGGDLEYADEVTLGRAFVGRQTAT
- a CDS encoding DUF5063 domain-containing protein codes for the protein MSNNTNATGAASEKLPGLAALEALIAVETETVRLADDIAASVRSFLDGLRVVAAEATGGQAVSLLLLQISQIALTGARLGVHRDFAPRDEFQPDDGPDPDLDELRLQLAGLLGDLDTYSYVFDPYQPEMVEGLLSDDLTSIAADLEVGVRHYDVGDVEEALWWWQFSYVSAWGALAGASMKALLSVVAHDRLDVDLDRTQELELVQVAAAVLGD
- a CDS encoding YaeQ family protein, giving the protein MATGSMIHTFTVQWADMDRGVYEDFTLRVARHPSETDAYMLTRLLAYCMEYEEGIAFSEGISSTQEPPVFVRDLTGQITAWIEVGAPDAERLHHGSKLADRVAVYTHRDPARLMTTWSGKRIHRAQDVVVRSFDPGFIDAAVAAIERRNVVTLSLTESELYLDLNQTTLQSTVHEHRIE
- a CDS encoding YbaB/EbfC family nucleoid-associated protein, whose translation is MSQNPFDALTGGGDLAGALGGLDLGALLQQAQQMQEDLQSAQERLADTSVEGSVAGGVVTVTVSGVGELTAVNITPEALDGTDAAALADLGDLIVAAFRDARTKVDELASDTLGPLAGGLPGAGEPGTPGQLGF
- a CDS encoding DNA polymerase III subunit gamma and tau; the encoded protein is MDSPLALYRRYRPETFAEVIGQEHVTEPLRAALAANRVNHAYLFSGPRGCGKTTSARILARALNCELAPIADPCGECDSCRDLARGGPGSIDVIEIDAASHGGVDDARDLREKAFFAPVRSRYKVYIIDEAHMVTTQGFNALLKLVEEPPPHLRFIFATTEPEKVIPTIRSRTHHYPFRLIPPRLLSSYLTELCEAEGVTIQPAALPLVVRAGAGSARDTLSVLDQLLGGAGDAGVTYELASGLLGYTPDTLLDDVVSSFAAGDGAAVFGVVDKVIETGQDPRRFTEDLLRRLRDLVIISAVPDAAASGLIDVSGDQGDRLVAQATSFGRGELTRAADLVATGLTDMRGATAPRLLLELICARILLPAADHSTEGVLARLDRLERRASISGTTSAESAPAAAPAAAPAQDRPAPSRAERAAPERSEEPAAPQRPAMAAPAPAEPAPAPVVEPVETPEPTPVAVVVPEPEPVREPVAPEPVAYVPEPPAPATPAAPAAEGAILTLVDIRRLWPSVIDRVKSVKRVTWIHLTQNSQVVGFNNAVLSLGFQSDGPRKSFESGGHAEIVQQAVIDEIGANVRIEAIIDPAADPSANTPAAPSAPAAPAPAPAAAPAAPAAPQAAPPAQNQPADDAPPWAVEGDAAPAEEPVSRRPRMADIQAEVEAPKQDPDAAVAFDDAEVDEESSAELLARELGARVIEEIPRA